The following are encoded together in the Gordonia insulae genome:
- a CDS encoding C40 family peptidase, with product MTTVVTSWSAARKRSVPAILVAAVTALVVSLCQLGATAGAGDATAVPVRTPDQLLVQYKKLSDDAEKSTEAMHNAQIEYDKQRRIVATAKKASSTADRTLVSTQQRLDGYQERVDSVVRASYKGARVNRLYAVLVSDSPQSLLDQMSGLELISRQAATDLKGLKEARRKTLAAKTAADKTATEATTAVAAAEKTRGELQAKQANLQLQAIQIRAVYQSMTGKQLAALRGPKFDFDPRFVPKGTAPALVAVQAALTRIGDPYVWGATGPSSFDCSGLMVWAYRQAGKTLPRSSEAQNSGGQAVDRGNLRPGDLIIYYPDAHHVGMYVGDGYVIHASTFGVPVKVVPLDEAGPFSSARRY from the coding sequence GTGACAACCGTGGTTACCAGTTGGTCGGCCGCACGGAAGCGGTCGGTTCCCGCGATACTCGTGGCAGCGGTGACGGCGCTCGTGGTCTCCCTCTGCCAGTTGGGCGCGACGGCAGGCGCCGGCGATGCCACGGCGGTGCCGGTCCGGACGCCGGATCAGCTGCTCGTGCAGTACAAGAAGCTGAGCGACGACGCCGAGAAGTCGACCGAGGCGATGCACAACGCGCAGATTGAATACGACAAGCAGCGACGCATCGTGGCGACCGCGAAGAAGGCCTCGTCGACTGCGGATCGCACCCTCGTCTCCACGCAGCAACGTCTTGACGGCTATCAGGAGCGGGTCGACTCCGTCGTCCGCGCCAGTTACAAGGGCGCCCGCGTCAACCGCCTCTATGCCGTCCTGGTCAGCGATTCCCCACAGTCGCTGCTCGACCAGATGTCCGGGCTGGAACTGATCTCACGTCAGGCCGCGACAGATCTCAAGGGACTCAAGGAGGCCCGCCGCAAGACACTTGCGGCGAAGACCGCCGCCGACAAGACCGCCACCGAGGCGACCACGGCCGTCGCCGCCGCGGAGAAGACGCGCGGCGAGCTCCAGGCGAAGCAGGCCAACCTGCAGTTGCAGGCGATCCAGATCCGGGCCGTCTACCAGTCGATGACCGGCAAGCAGCTCGCCGCCCTGCGCGGACCCAAGTTCGACTTCGACCCGCGCTTCGTGCCCAAGGGCACCGCACCGGCGCTCGTCGCCGTCCAGGCCGCACTCACGCGAATCGGCGATCCGTACGTGTGGGGGGCGACCGGTCCCAGCTCGTTCGACTGTTCGGGTCTGATGGTCTGGGCCTACCGCCAGGCCGGCAAGACCCTGCCGCGCTCCAGCGAGGCGCAGAACAGCGGCGGCCAAGCGGTCGACCGCGGCAACCTGCGGCCCGGCGACCTGATCATCTACTACCCGGACGCCCACCATGTCGGGATGTACGTCGGCGACGGATACGTCATCCACGCATCCACCTTCGGTGTGCCGGTGAAGGTGGTGCCGCTCGACGAGGCCGGACCGTTCAGCTCGGCGCGCCGGTACTGA
- a CDS encoding polyadenylate-specific 3'-exoribonuclease AS: MRFFYDSEFIEDGTTIELVSIGVVAEDGREFYAVSTEFDPGRAGEWVRTNVLPKLPSPSSSSWRSRRRIRDDLLAFLTETGDEVELWAWVGAYDHVVLCQLWGPMTELPRVMPRFTRELRQHWEAAGRPTLPPSPKDAHDALSDARHNWRKWQAIEAARASSPR, translated from the coding sequence ATGCGGTTCTTCTACGACTCGGAGTTTATCGAGGACGGCACCACCATCGAGTTGGTCTCGATCGGTGTCGTCGCCGAGGACGGTCGTGAATTCTACGCGGTGTCCACCGAGTTCGATCCGGGGCGGGCCGGTGAATGGGTGCGCACGAACGTGCTGCCCAAGTTACCGTCACCCTCGTCGTCGTCCTGGCGCAGCCGTCGGCGGATACGCGACGACCTCCTCGCGTTCCTCACCGAGACCGGCGACGAGGTCGAACTCTGGGCCTGGGTCGGCGCCTATGACCACGTCGTCCTCTGTCAGCTGTGGGGTCCGATGACCGAATTGCCGCGGGTCATGCCCCGGTTCACCCGGGAGTTGCGTCAGCATTGGGAGGCGGCCGGACGGCCCACCCTGCCGCCGTCGCCCAAGGACGCCCACGACGCGTTGTCCGACGCCCGGCACAACTGGCGGAAGTGGCAGGCGATCGAGGCCGCACGCGCGTCGTCGCCGCGCTGA
- a CDS encoding lysophospholipid acyltransferase family protein yields MWYYTFKYVLLGPLLRLIGRPTVEGLENIPTRGPAILASNHLAVMDSFYLPLMIRRRIYFLAKAEYFTGTGPKGAFQRWFFSAVGQIPIDRSGAEAAAGALISARRQLEAGELMGMYPEGTRSPDGRLYKGKTGLARIALDTGVPVIPVAMINTEKLNPPGSVIPRPARIVVKIGKPLNFARYEGMQGNRFIERAITDEIMYELMQLSGQQYVDIYAASLKNKEPKADSEAATPASAA; encoded by the coding sequence ATGTGGTACTACACGTTCAAATACGTTCTGCTGGGACCATTGCTCCGCCTCATCGGCCGGCCGACGGTCGAGGGCCTGGAGAACATCCCCACACGTGGCCCGGCGATCCTGGCCAGCAATCACCTCGCCGTGATGGACAGCTTCTACCTGCCGCTGATGATCCGCCGGCGCATCTACTTCCTGGCGAAGGCCGAGTACTTCACCGGCACCGGTCCCAAGGGCGCGTTCCAGCGGTGGTTCTTCTCCGCGGTCGGTCAGATCCCCATCGACCGTTCGGGGGCGGAGGCCGCGGCGGGCGCCCTGATCTCCGCGCGGCGTCAGCTCGAGGCCGGTGAGCTGATGGGCATGTACCCCGAGGGGACCCGCTCGCCGGACGGTCGGCTGTACAAGGGCAAGACCGGACTCGCCCGGATCGCGCTCGACACCGGTGTACCGGTCATCCCGGTCGCGATGATCAACACCGAGAAACTCAACCCGCCCGGATCGGTGATCCCGCGTCCGGCACGGATCGTCGTGAAGATCGGCAAACCGCTCAACTTCGCCCGTTACGAGGGCATGCAGGGAAACCGATTCATCGAGCGTGCGATCACCGACGAGATCATGTACGAGCTGATGCAGCTGTCGGGTCAGCAGTACGTCGACATCTACGCGGCCTCGCTGAAGAACAAGGAGCCCAAGGCGGATTCCGAAGCGGCCACGCCCGCTTCGGCCGCCTGA
- a CDS encoding AMP-dependent synthetase/ligase, with protein sequence MSEFSVPAHFSISENANCTDIIFRIAEREPDKVVFRRKEGSDWVPVRAAEAAAQITAIAKGFIAEGISPGDRVALLSRTRLEWSLVDFAIWSAGAITVPIYDSSSGPQVEWIMKDSGATAIVLEDDGHRAIVDAIDGLDEVRIYQIDAPAGGDGAVGVLTAAGVDVHDDEVAKRRATVGSADPATLIYTSGTTGRPKGCELTHANMLSEVYGVLEGEMRTLLGPGKRMLMFLPLAHVLARAITLVAIEAGVEVGHYADTRTLVPEFANFRPSLILSVPRVFEKVYNTARQKAHDEGKGKIFDAAAETAIEYSAAGERGSVGLVLKLKHAVFDRLVYGKLRAALGGQCELAISGGAPLGARLGHFFSGIGIPVYEGYGLTETTAAFSVNTPGAVKVGTVGKPLAGNSVRIADDGEVMLRGGVVFDGYWQNAEATASALDDGWFHTGDLGSVDGEGFITITGRKKELIVTAGGKNVSPAGLEDVIRANALVSQALVIGDAKPFIAVLITIDPEAFPAWKERNGKPADATVTDLMDDDDLRAEVQSAVDEANKTVSHAEAIKKFRILPDDFTEETGEMTPTLKVKRNVVVQKFAGDIEAIYTK encoded by the coding sequence ATGAGCGAGTTCAGTGTTCCCGCACATTTCTCCATCTCCGAGAACGCGAACTGCACCGACATCATCTTCCGGATCGCCGAACGTGAACCGGACAAGGTGGTGTTCCGCCGGAAGGAGGGCTCGGACTGGGTCCCGGTCCGAGCGGCGGAGGCGGCAGCACAGATCACCGCGATCGCCAAGGGATTCATCGCGGAGGGCATCTCCCCCGGCGATCGCGTCGCACTCCTGTCCCGCACCCGCCTCGAATGGAGCCTGGTCGACTTCGCCATCTGGTCGGCCGGCGCGATCACCGTCCCCATCTACGACTCGTCGTCGGGTCCGCAGGTCGAGTGGATCATGAAGGACTCCGGTGCCACCGCGATCGTCCTCGAGGACGACGGCCACCGGGCGATCGTCGATGCCATCGACGGGCTCGACGAGGTGCGCATCTACCAGATCGACGCACCGGCAGGCGGGGACGGCGCGGTCGGGGTGCTCACCGCTGCCGGCGTCGACGTACACGACGACGAGGTCGCCAAGCGCCGCGCGACCGTCGGCTCGGCCGATCCCGCGACGCTGATCTACACCTCGGGGACCACCGGACGTCCCAAGGGATGCGAGCTGACCCACGCCAACATGCTGTCCGAGGTGTACGGCGTCCTCGAGGGTGAGATGCGGACCCTGCTGGGCCCGGGCAAGCGCATGCTGATGTTCCTGCCCCTCGCGCACGTGCTGGCCCGCGCCATCACCCTGGTCGCGATCGAGGCCGGCGTCGAGGTCGGGCACTACGCCGACACCAGGACCCTGGTCCCCGAGTTCGCCAACTTCCGTCCGTCGCTGATCCTCTCGGTGCCGCGAGTGTTCGAGAAGGTCTACAACACCGCGCGGCAGAAGGCCCACGACGAGGGCAAGGGCAAGATCTTCGATGCCGCCGCGGAGACGGCGATCGAGTACTCCGCGGCCGGTGAACGCGGATCGGTCGGTCTCGTGCTGAAACTCAAGCACGCGGTGTTCGACCGGTTGGTCTACGGCAAGCTGCGCGCAGCGCTCGGCGGGCAGTGCGAATTGGCGATCTCCGGCGGTGCCCCGTTGGGCGCCCGCCTCGGGCACTTCTTCAGCGGCATCGGCATCCCCGTCTACGAGGGCTACGGACTCACCGAGACGACCGCGGCCTTCAGCGTCAACACCCCCGGTGCCGTGAAGGTCGGTACCGTCGGGAAGCCGTTGGCCGGCAACAGCGTACGCATCGCGGATGACGGCGAGGTGATGCTGCGGGGTGGCGTCGTGTTCGACGGGTACTGGCAGAACGCGGAGGCGACGGCCTCCGCTCTCGACGACGGCTGGTTCCACACCGGCGATCTCGGCAGCGTCGACGGTGAGGGGTTCATCACGATCACCGGACGCAAGAAGGAGCTGATCGTCACCGCGGGCGGCAAGAACGTGTCCCCGGCCGGTCTCGAGGACGTGATCCGCGCCAATGCGCTCGTGTCCCAGGCACTCGTGATCGGCGACGCGAAACCGTTCATCGCCGTGCTCATCACCATCGATCCGGAGGCGTTCCCCGCGTGGAAGGAACGCAATGGGAAGCCGGCCGACGCGACCGTCACCGATCTGATGGACGACGACGACCTGCGCGCCGAGGTCCAGTCGGCCGTCGACGAGGCGAACAAGACGGTCTCGCATGCGGAGGCGATCAAGAAGTTCCGCATCCTGCCCGACGACTTCACCGAGGAGACCGGGGAGATGACCCCGACCCTGAAGGTCAAGCGGAACGTGGTGGTGCAGAAGTTCGCGGGTGACATCGAGGCGATCTACACGAAGTGA
- a CDS encoding ArsA family ATPase, whose product MVIGPGGTGVSVTAASAALGRSGARRTGGTRDAARSGSPVTANDRDTLLITIDRHAPTAALLGVYRQPDEPVMVSSRLHLLSLDRLELLERTWSEFTSVLSETLSRSKVTLPGLGAVADIAAGEIATLPGVEDFLVLRRIRDEAISGQWRRIVVDVSGLGDPFEFLRASSVLSQTLNRLWPRHRRLAAASERPMLAQLTGAVDAIDRDCVDITELVTDPHVVAVHVVVGVDDRGERLLPHFLATADVMGLALRSVVVNRGVGADRAHSGCEERVARLRSVVQADGADVECTEIHLLDDAIDRAARLRKLGVGLPAPNGRSYGSGAAQLTETADSGVGTSRAYELTWRQRLPDPDGLQLGRSGDDLLVTVGGFRHPVRLPSVLRRCVVVDAAWDGVHLTIGFVPDPGLWPQSR is encoded by the coding sequence GTGGTGATCGGGCCGGGCGGTACCGGGGTCTCGGTGACCGCGGCCTCGGCCGCCCTGGGCCGGTCCGGCGCCCGCCGCACCGGCGGTACCCGTGATGCCGCCCGCAGCGGATCCCCCGTGACCGCGAACGACCGGGACACCCTGCTGATCACCATCGACAGGCACGCGCCGACGGCCGCCCTGCTCGGGGTGTACCGCCAGCCGGACGAACCGGTGATGGTCTCGTCGCGACTGCATCTGTTGTCGCTGGATCGTCTCGAGTTGCTCGAACGCACGTGGTCGGAGTTCACGTCCGTGCTGTCGGAGACGTTGTCCCGGTCGAAGGTGACGTTGCCCGGCCTCGGTGCGGTGGCCGACATCGCGGCAGGGGAGATCGCCACCCTGCCCGGGGTGGAGGACTTCCTCGTGCTGCGTCGCATCCGGGACGAGGCGATCAGCGGGCAGTGGCGACGCATCGTCGTGGACGTATCCGGACTCGGCGACCCCTTCGAGTTCCTACGCGCGTCGTCGGTGCTCAGCCAGACGTTGAATCGGTTGTGGCCCAGACATCGTCGCCTCGCAGCGGCATCCGAGCGACCGATGCTGGCGCAGCTGACCGGTGCCGTGGACGCGATCGACCGCGACTGTGTGGACATCACCGAGTTGGTGACAGATCCACACGTCGTCGCGGTACACGTGGTCGTCGGTGTCGACGATCGCGGCGAGCGACTGCTGCCGCATTTCCTCGCGACCGCCGACGTGATGGGCCTGGCATTGCGCTCTGTGGTGGTCAACCGCGGTGTCGGCGCCGACCGAGCGCACTCCGGATGCGAGGAGCGCGTCGCCCGCCTACGGTCGGTGGTGCAGGCCGACGGCGCCGACGTCGAGTGCACGGAGATACACCTGCTCGACGACGCGATCGATCGTGCGGCCCGGCTGCGCAAGCTCGGTGTCGGTCTACCGGCACCCAACGGTCGCTCGTACGGGTCCGGGGCGGCGCAGCTGACCGAGACGGCGGACAGCGGCGTCGGCACGTCCAGGGCATACGAACTCACCTGGCGGCAGCGGCTTCCGGACCCGGACGGCCTGCAGTTGGGCCGGTCCGGTGACGACCTGCTCGTCACCGTCGGCGGGTTCCGCCACCCGGTGCGCCTGCCGTCGGTGCTGCGACGCTGCGTCGTCGTCGACGCGGCGTGGGATGGCGTCCATCTCACCATCGGCTTCGTGCCGGACCCCGGCCTCTGGCCGCAGAGCCGCTGA
- a CDS encoding ROK family protein yields the protein MPDLTIGIDIGGTSVRASVVDDHGAMLDTLRAATPPTANALEHCLDRLVGELTSRWAAKAVGLAIAGFLTPDRRVIRFAPHLPWREAAVAEEMTARIGIPVFAEHDANAAAVAEWRFGAAARGKNSLVLAIGTGIGAGLLLDGEIYRGSFGVAPELGHLTVVPGGRVCSCGKLGCWERYCSGTALVDTVLELLADGDWGRSQLAADVAADPGSLTGRRVAGAAADGDAVALAAFAQFAASLGQGLAMIADIFDPDLIVLAGGVGAASGLFLDEAREHYARLVTGAGHRQLARIRGTQLGESAGVVGAAEVARQGIRAAIERNVLTET from the coding sequence ATGCCGGACTTGACGATCGGCATCGACATCGGGGGCACCAGCGTGCGCGCATCGGTCGTCGACGACCACGGCGCCATGCTGGACACGCTGCGTGCGGCGACCCCGCCGACCGCGAACGCCCTCGAACACTGCCTGGACCGGCTGGTCGGGGAACTGACGTCGCGATGGGCCGCGAAGGCGGTCGGCCTGGCCATCGCCGGATTCCTCACCCCGGACCGTCGGGTCATCCGATTCGCCCCGCATCTGCCGTGGCGCGAGGCCGCGGTGGCGGAGGAGATGACCGCCCGCATCGGCATCCCGGTGTTCGCCGAACACGACGCGAACGCCGCTGCGGTGGCCGAATGGCGGTTCGGTGCGGCCGCCCGCGGCAAGAACTCGCTGGTCCTGGCGATCGGTACCGGGATCGGTGCCGGTCTGCTGCTCGACGGCGAGATCTACCGCGGCAGCTTCGGCGTCGCGCCAGAACTCGGGCATCTCACGGTGGTACCGGGCGGGCGGGTGTGTTCCTGCGGAAAGCTCGGCTGCTGGGAAAGGTACTGCAGCGGAACGGCTCTGGTGGATACGGTGCTCGAGTTGCTGGCCGACGGCGACTGGGGCCGCAGTCAGCTGGCCGCCGATGTCGCGGCCGATCCCGGCTCGCTCACCGGCCGTCGCGTGGCCGGTGCGGCCGCGGACGGGGACGCGGTCGCGCTCGCGGCGTTCGCCCAGTTCGCCGCGTCACTCGGTCAGGGGCTGGCCATGATCGCCGACATCTTCGATCCCGACCTGATCGTGCTGGCCGGGGGCGTCGGCGCGGCGTCGGGGCTGTTCCTCGACGAGGCCCGCGAGCACTACGCGCGCCTCGTGACCGGCGCCGGACACCGTCAACTCGCCCGGATCCGCGGCACGCAGCTCGGCGAGAGCGCCGGCGTGGTCGGCGCGGCTGAAGTTGCGCGGCAAGGAATCAGAGCGGCGATCGAACGCAATGTGCTCACCGAGACCTGA
- a CDS encoding C40 family peptidase, whose amino-acid sequence MAKHRLEQPNRGSKVAKRAVVAGSITVGSFAAVAGPALAAPVHVPNVGTFELPGVDTKQIPQQFQEPKAPAAKATPAAKSPGANVQIPNLGSFTVPGLNDNQIPQQFKPKGGGAIFGAQPTAAQKAVRVAESKIGAPYVYGSAGPNAFDCSGLVYYSYKQAGKTIPRDSYGQLGGGTPVASLAAAKPGDVLIFNGGGHAGLYVGNGTFVHASTSGVPVKRDKVNNWSLTGIRRY is encoded by the coding sequence GTGGCCAAACATCGTTTGGAACAGCCCAACCGCGGCAGCAAGGTCGCCAAGCGTGCGGTCGTGGCCGGGTCGATCACCGTCGGCTCGTTCGCCGCTGTCGCCGGACCGGCACTCGCCGCGCCGGTGCACGTGCCCAACGTCGGCACATTCGAGCTTCCTGGGGTCGATACGAAACAGATCCCCCAGCAGTTCCAGGAACCCAAGGCACCCGCCGCGAAGGCCACCCCGGCCGCGAAGTCGCCCGGCGCCAACGTCCAGATCCCGAACCTCGGTTCCTTCACCGTGCCGGGTCTGAACGACAACCAGATTCCGCAGCAGTTCAAGCCCAAGGGTGGCGGAGCCATCTTCGGCGCACAGCCGACCGCAGCCCAGAAGGCCGTGCGCGTGGCCGAGAGCAAGATCGGCGCCCCGTACGTCTACGGGTCCGCAGGCCCCAACGCCTTCGACTGCTCGGGTCTCGTCTACTACTCGTACAAGCAGGCCGGCAAGACCATCCCGCGCGACAGCTACGGTCAGCTCGGCGGAGGCACCCCGGTGGCATCGCTCGCAGCGGCCAAGCCGGGCGACGTGCTGATCTTCAACGGCGGCGGCCACGCCGGGCTCTACGTGGGCAACGGCACCTTCGTCCACGCGTCGACCTCGGGTGTCCCGGTGAAGCGCGACAAGGTCAACAACTGGTCGCTCACCGGGATCCGGCGCTACTGA
- a CDS encoding glycosyltransferase family 4 protein, producing MERTLLITNDFPPRPGGIQSYLQNLVDLLPPEDVVVYAPRWKGHEEFDARVPYTVVRHPTTLMLPTPLVARRAAKIIRAHDISAVWFGAAAPLAVLAPAMRRAGARRVIASTHGHEVGWSMVPLARQVLTYIGRHVDVVTFVSRYTRGRFAAAFGAEAALEYLPPGVDTARFAPDPQARQRIRERLGLGDRPTVLCLSRLVPRKGQDVLIRALPLIRREIGDVVLVIVGGGPYAETLHRIAADTGMSEHVVFTGSVPSAELPAHHAIADVFAMPARTRGRGLDVEGLGIVYLEASATGVPVVAGQSGGAPETVVEGVTGTVVDGTDIDAVALAITAILADPAAAAEMGARGREHAVATWEWRSIAARLRQLL from the coding sequence ATGGAACGAACTCTGTTGATCACCAACGACTTCCCACCGCGGCCGGGAGGCATTCAGTCGTATCTGCAGAACCTCGTCGACCTGCTGCCGCCGGAGGACGTGGTGGTCTACGCCCCGCGCTGGAAGGGCCACGAGGAGTTCGACGCCCGGGTGCCGTACACCGTGGTCCGGCATCCGACGACGTTGATGCTGCCGACCCCGTTGGTCGCCCGCCGTGCCGCGAAGATCATTCGGGCCCACGACATCTCGGCCGTGTGGTTCGGCGCCGCAGCCCCGCTCGCGGTACTCGCACCTGCGATGCGCCGGGCCGGCGCCCGGCGGGTGATCGCGAGCACGCACGGGCACGAGGTCGGCTGGTCGATGGTGCCGCTGGCCCGTCAGGTGCTGACCTACATCGGTCGCCACGTCGACGTGGTCACCTTCGTCAGCCGGTACACGCGGGGTCGTTTCGCCGCGGCGTTCGGCGCCGAGGCGGCCCTGGAGTATCTGCCGCCGGGCGTGGACACGGCCCGATTCGCGCCGGATCCGCAGGCCCGGCAACGGATTCGGGAACGACTCGGACTCGGCGACCGGCCGACGGTGCTGTGTCTGTCGCGACTGGTCCCGCGTAAGGGGCAGGACGTGCTGATCCGGGCGTTGCCGTTGATCCGCCGGGAGATCGGCGACGTGGTCCTCGTCATCGTCGGCGGCGGTCCGTACGCGGAGACGCTGCACCGGATCGCCGCGGACACCGGCATGTCCGAACACGTGGTGTTCACCGGGTCGGTGCCCTCCGCGGAACTGCCCGCCCATCATGCCATCGCCGACGTCTTCGCCATGCCGGCACGCACCCGCGGCCGCGGGCTGGACGTCGAGGGCCTCGGCATCGTCTATCTGGAGGCCTCCGCGACCGGCGTCCCCGTGGTCGCAGGTCAGTCGGGCGGGGCGCCGGAGACCGTCGTCGAGGGTGTCACCGGAACAGTGGTCGACGGCACCGACATCGACGCCGTGGCGCTCGCGATCACCGCGATTCTCGCCGACCCGGCGGCGGCTGCCGAGATGGGTGCCCGGGGCCGCGAACACGCGGTGGCGACATGGGAATGGCGATCCATCGCGGCGCGGTTGCGGCAGCTGCTCTAG
- a CDS encoding SRPBCC family protein, with amino-acid sequence MADRTERTIVMNADAADIMAVIADFENYPEWVSAARDVEVTESGPDGRPREVRFVLDAGVLQDTYVLAYDWDPDGRSVSWHLVSSDLQRDQRGRYVLSQQVPGSTKVTYELMVDLVVPMIGQLKRRAEKAITEAALNDLKKRVED; translated from the coding sequence ATGGCCGACCGTACCGAGCGGACCATCGTGATGAACGCCGACGCCGCCGACATCATGGCCGTGATCGCCGATTTCGAGAATTATCCGGAGTGGGTCTCGGCGGCCCGCGACGTCGAGGTCACCGAATCCGGCCCGGACGGACGTCCGCGTGAGGTCCGGTTCGTCCTGGACGCCGGGGTCCTGCAGGACACCTATGTGCTGGCCTATGACTGGGACCCTGACGGCCGGTCGGTGTCGTGGCATCTCGTGAGCAGCGACCTGCAGCGTGATCAGCGTGGACGTTATGTTCTCTCGCAGCAGGTTCCGGGGTCGACAAAGGTGACCTACGAATTGATGGTCGACCTGGTGGTGCCGATGATCGGCCAGCTGAAACGTCGAGCCGAGAAGGCGATCACCGAGGCGGCCCTGAACGACCTGAAGAAGAGGGTCGAAGACTGA
- a CDS encoding glycosyltransferase 87 family protein, giving the protein MSYLTEADTRLRRWAPSRRARAAIAVVFAASVTLQIVGIPFTSSFGTRTRIDLDVYRLGAQIWQHGQSLYADGSMPFTSDGIWLPFTYPPFAAIGFVPLGALGLDVAGLLISVLTVVLTIVVLHILLGVLGVGTGANRWWTALLIGAGAVWLNPLWMTLGFGQINIILMTMIVVDIFVIGRGRATPAAPFGGVLTGIAAAVKLTPFVFVAVFLAARQWRRAVAAVGAFLGAGALAWVWLPADSLDYWTHTLFHTTRIGDPAGRINQNLNAMWIRLVPHSESAQQLLWVLSSLVVTLLAFAAVHACRPVSAFASLRSPSSDDPAAGVATVLITCVVAVWGLLVSPTSWAHHWVWSIPMILAAAVIAARSVDRRVRTAYTALAVAGLVIFALGPFQFLSPAVRQWSAVDHLIGNSYTLWGLAVLLVVWLLPPPVTGTGTTGARPAMAGAQAP; this is encoded by the coding sequence ATGTCTTACCTCACCGAGGCCGACACCCGGCTGCGACGATGGGCGCCGTCGAGACGGGCCCGTGCCGCCATCGCCGTCGTGTTCGCGGCGTCGGTCACGCTGCAGATCGTCGGCATCCCGTTCACGTCGAGTTTCGGTACCCGCACCCGTATCGACCTGGACGTCTATCGCCTCGGGGCGCAGATCTGGCAGCACGGTCAGAGCCTCTACGCGGACGGCTCGATGCCGTTCACCAGCGACGGGATCTGGCTGCCGTTCACCTATCCCCCGTTCGCCGCGATCGGGTTCGTCCCGCTGGGCGCACTCGGACTCGACGTCGCCGGGCTGCTCATCTCGGTGCTCACCGTGGTGCTGACGATCGTCGTCCTGCACATCCTGTTGGGCGTCCTGGGTGTCGGCACCGGCGCCAATCGCTGGTGGACGGCGCTGCTGATCGGTGCGGGCGCGGTGTGGCTCAACCCGCTCTGGATGACGCTCGGGTTCGGCCAGATCAACATCATCCTGATGACGATGATCGTCGTCGACATCTTCGTGATCGGTCGCGGCCGCGCGACCCCGGCCGCACCGTTCGGCGGGGTGCTGACCGGCATCGCCGCCGCCGTGAAGTTGACGCCGTTCGTCTTCGTGGCGGTCTTCCTGGCCGCCCGGCAGTGGCGGCGGGCGGTGGCCGCCGTAGGCGCCTTCCTCGGCGCCGGCGCACTCGCCTGGGTCTGGCTGCCGGCGGATTCGCTCGACTACTGGACGCACACCTTGTTCCACACGACCCGGATCGGCGACCCCGCCGGTCGGATCAACCAGAACCTCAACGCGATGTGGATTCGTCTCGTGCCGCATTCCGAGTCGGCGCAGCAACTGCTCTGGGTGCTGAGCTCGCTCGTGGTCACCCTGTTGGCCTTCGCGGCCGTGCACGCCTGTCGACCGGTGAGCGCATTCGCGTCGCTGCGCAGTCCGTCGTCGGACGATCCGGCGGCCGGCGTCGCCACGGTGCTGATCACGTGCGTCGTCGCGGTGTGGGGATTGCTGGTCTCCCCGACATCGTGGGCACATCACTGGGTGTGGTCGATCCCGATGATCCTGGCCGCCGCGGTCATCGCGGCGCGCAGCGTCGATCGTCGCGTCCGAACCGCCTACACCGCATTGGCCGTCGCCGGGCTCGTGATCTTCGCCCTCGGCCCGTTCCAATTCCTGTCGCCCGCGGTCCGCCAGTGGTCGGCCGTCGACCATCTGATCGGCAACTCCTACACGCTGTGGGGTCTCGCGGTGCTCCTGGTGGTGTGGCTGCTACCGCCCCCGGTCACCGGTACCGGCACCACCGGCGCCCGACCGGCGATGGCCGGCGCGCAGGCACCCTGA